From Psychrobacillus sp. FSL K6-2836, a single genomic window includes:
- a CDS encoding sporulation protein gives MAKKFESSIKVKSIKIDTIVDHPYIEHGINLSGTIYIEGVHDESVENIKLEVFKLTNSENPKIVSKHSIELVGAAASKDMQMIPFEIMPDERWIPEKNEEVTKLILRTTVLFENGSEYNDEDEIYFDIEE, from the coding sequence ATGGCGAAGAAATTTGAATCTTCCATAAAAGTAAAATCTATAAAGATAGACACGATTGTTGACCATCCTTATATTGAACATGGTATTAATCTATCGGGTACTATATATATAGAAGGAGTGCACGATGAATCGGTTGAAAATATTAAATTAGAGGTATTTAAACTAACTAATAGTGAAAATCCCAAAATCGTATCGAAACATTCTATAGAGTTGGTAGGAGCAGCTGCATCCAAAGACATGCAAATGATACCTTTTGAGATTATGCCAGATGAAAGATGGATTCCAGAAAAAAACGAGGAAGTAACAAAACTCATTTTAAGAACGACCGTGTTATTCGAAAATGGATCTGAGTATAACGATGAAGACGAGATATATTTTGATATTGAGGAATGA